Proteins from one Monodelphis domestica isolate mMonDom1 chromosome 6, mMonDom1.pri, whole genome shotgun sequence genomic window:
- the LOC100014879 gene encoding LOW QUALITY PROTEIN: ubiquitin carboxyl-terminal hydrolase 10-like (The sequence of the model RefSeq protein was modified relative to this genomic sequence to represent the inferred CDS: substituted 1 base at 1 genomic stop codon), with product MARHGPQYVSGDFTPDEFNQFLVTPCSSIELPPYNXTILCDTETPEERHDVLSVTGEEYQRIEFGVTEVIEQDESLLNTTDYSHSSTLNPQAPKFILGCTTSKKNHDDIHNATNYNSINYQFTSPVLALDNGSNAEAENIENGSLSGSLGQREHTKKNKRPFGYYSYLKDGSDHIPTEALVNGHADSSVLNSISTEDIEFMRNIPSSARPRTCNSPENSVNFISDTVTDDSFPRALDNTSTAGQPEVCHVTNFEQSCIPSEAGRSSPLKTAVAQPYSGATENLGVANGQTLESSVEGPAANGVELYTVESTDSDPAKHDNASPTAEVRTPVTGSISVNQPAKSWASLFHNSKPSASTPVAYVETKYSPPATSALVPEKQVEVKEGLVPVSEDPVAIKIAELLENVTLMHKPVSLQPWGLINKGHWCYINATLQALVACPPMYHLMKFIPVYSKVQRPCTSTPMIDSFVRLMNGLTNMPIPPKAKQALGDKIVRDISPGAAFEPTYIYRLLTVIKSGLSEKGRQEDAEEYPEFILNGLHEEMLNLKKLLIPNNENFSVSNGPDAQSVHEDEQGHGEGSEDKWEQVGPQNKTSVTRQADFIKTPITGIFGGHLRSVVYQESSKESATLQPFFTLQLDIQSDKIHTVRDALESLVARESVQGYTIKTNQEVEISRRVTLEKLLPLLVLHLKRFVYEKTGGCQKLIKNIEYPVDLEISRELLSPVVKNKNFKGRNYHLFAVIYHHGNSAPGGHYTADVFQIDLNGWLHIDDQAVKVINQYQVVKPSAERTAYLLYYRRVDLL from the exons ATGGCCCGCCACGGCCCCCAGTATGTTTCTGGAGATTTTACTCCTGATGAGTTCAATCAGTTTTTGGTGACTCCTTGTTCTTCTATCGAGCTTCCGCCATATAATTAAACAATTTTGTGTGACACTGAAACCCCAGAGGAACGGCATGATGTTCTCAGTGTCACAG GAGAAGAGTATCAACGAATTGAGTTTGGTGTTACTGAAGTTATTGAACAAGATGAATCTTTACTGAATACCACTGACTACAGTCATTCAAGCACACTGAATCCTCAGGCCCCAAAATTTATTCTTGGTTGCACAACTTCCAAAAAGAACCATGATGACATACATAATGCAACCAACTACAACTCTATCAACTACCAGTTCACAAGCCCTGTGCTTGCTTTGGATAATGGTTCTAATGCCGAAGctgaaaatatagaaaatggCAGCCTTTCTGGCAGCCTTGGACAAAGGGAACATacaaagaagaacaaaaggccatttGGATACTACAGTTATTTGAAAGATGGCAGTGATCATATCCCTACAGAAGCCCTTGTAAATGGTCATGCAGATTCATCAGTACTGAACAGTATAAGCACAGAGGATATAGAATTTATGAGAAATATACCATCATCAGCTAGACCAAGGACTTGTAATAGCCCTGAAAATTCCGTGAACTTCATCAGTGACACTGTGACTGATGATTCTTTTCCTAGAGCACTAGACAATACCAGTACTGCAGGGCAGCCTGAGGTATGCCATGTTACTAATTTTGAACAGTCTTGCATCCCTTCAGAGGCTGGCAGGAGTAGCCCATTAAAGACAGCTGTTGCACAGCCTTATTCTGGTGCTACTGAAAATCTTGGTGTTGCTAATGGACAAACACTTGAATCCTCTGTTGAGGGCCCAGCTGCCAATGGGGTAGAATTGTACACTGTGGAAAGCACTGACTCAGATCCAGCTAAGCATGACAATGCCTCACCTACTGCTGAAGTCAGAACCCCTGTTACAGGATCAATTTCTGTTAATCAACCTGCTAAATCTTGGGCTAGCCTTTTTCACAATTCTAAGCCCTCTGCTTCCACACCTGTGGCTTATGTTGAAACTAAATATTCCCCTCCTGCCACATCTGCTCTGGTCCCTGAAAAACAAGTTGAAGTCAAAGAAGGGCTTGTTCCAGTTTCAGAGGATCCTGTAGCCATAAAGATTGCAGAATTACTAGAAAATGTAACGCTAATGCAtaaaccagtatctttgcaacCCTGGGGGCTGATCAATAAAGGACACTGGTGCTACATCAATGCTACACTGCAGGCATTGGTTGCTTGCCCCCCAATGTATCACCTCATGAAGTTCATTCCAGTGTATTCAAAAGTGCAGCGGCCATGCACATCAACACCCATGATAGACAGTTTTGTTCGACTAATGAATGGGTTAACCAATATGCCAATACCTCCAAAAGCCAAACAAGCTCTTGGTGACAAGATAGTGAGGGATATCAGCCCTGGAGCTGCCTTTGAACCTACTTATATATATAGACTACTGACAGTTATCAAGTCAGGCCTCTCTGAGAAGGGTCGACAGGAAGATGCTGAAGAATATCCAGAATTTATTCTAAATGGACTACATGAGGAAATGCTGAACTTAAAGAAACTTCTTATACCaaataatgaaaatttttcaGTTTCCAATGGACCTGACGCACAGTCTGTACATGAAGATGAACAGGGACATGGAGAAGGTAGTGAGGATAAATGGGAACAGGTTGGTCCCCAGAACAAAACTTCAGTCACTCGGCAAGCTGACTTTATTAAGACTCCAATTACTGGTATCTTTGGGGGACACCTAAGATCTGTAGTTTACCAGGAGAGTTCAAAGGAATCTGCCACTTTGCAGCCATTTTTTACCTTGCAGTTGGATATCCAATCTGACAAGATACACACAGTCCGGGATGCATTGGAAAGTCTGGTAGCAAGAGAATCTGTCCAAGGATATACCATAAAAACCAACCAAGAGGTTGAGATTAGTCGGAGAGTGACCCTGGAAAAGCTCCTCCCCCTTCTTGTTCTGCACCTCAAACGGTTTGTGTATGAAAAGACTGGTGGATGTCAAAAGCTTATCAAGAATATCGAGTATCCTGTGGACTTGGAGATTAGCAGAGAGCTGCTTTCTCCagttgtaaaaaacaaaaattttaaaggcaGAAACTATCATCTTTTTGCAGTGATCTATCATCATGGAAACAGTGCACCTGGTGGTCATTATACTGCAGACGTCTTCCAGATTGATCTGAATGGCTGGTTACATATTGATGACCAGGCAGTTAAAGTGATTAACCAGTACCAGGTGGTGAAGCCTTCTGCTGAACGCACAGCCTACCTCCTGTACTATCGCCGAGTTGACCTGCTCTAA